CTTGCTGGAATCGGCGGCCCCATGCCTCGACGCGCTCGAGTCGGCCGGCCTGCGCCGGATCGCATCGCTGCTCGCGCTGCCGCGCCACGGCCTGGCGCGCCGCTTCGGCCAGCCCCTGCTCGACGAACTCGACCGGGCGCTCGGGCTTCGCCCCGATCCCCGCCCCCGTCACGTGCCGCCGCCCGCCTTCGACGAACGGCTCGAGTTGCCGGCCAGGGTCGACGCCACGCCCGCCCTGGAATGGGCCGCCTTCCGGCTGGTCGAGCACCTGTGCCGCTGGCTGCAGGCCTCGCAGAAGGCAACCCGGGCTTTCGAGCTCGCGATCGAGCACGACGGCGAACGCCCCGACACCGTGCTGGCGCCGGGACTCGCCGAGCCGGCCTGGCACGTCGACCGCCTGCGACCGGTGCTGCGCGAGCGGCTGGCGGTTCTCAGGCTGCCGGCGCCGGCCTCTGCCCTGCGCTTGCGCTGCCGCGAGCTCGATCCGGCGGCGCCGGCGAGCGGCAGCCTCTTCCCCGATCCGGCAGGCGTGGCCGAGGCGCTGGCCCCGCTGGTCGAGCGCCTGCAGGCCCGGCTCGGGCACGAGGGGGTCCGCCGTCTGCAGCAGGTCGATGACCATCGCCCCGAGGCGGCGTGGCGGGCCTGCGAAGCCGATCTCGCGCTGCTGAAACGCCGGCCGTCCCGGGCATCGCCGGCAACGCCTCGCCTCGCCGCGTTGCCCAGGCCATTGTGGCTGCTCGATTCGCCGCTGGCGCTGGGCGAGCGCAACGGCCTGCCTTTTCGCGAGGGCCCGCTGAGCCTGCTCGCGGGGCCGGAGCGAATCGAAAGCGGCTGGTGGGACGACCGTTCGGTGCAGCGCGACTATTTCGTCGCCGAGGACTCGCTGCACCGCCTGCTCTGGATCTACCGCGAGCGCCTGGGCGACGACGCGGCCGGCGGATGGTTCCTGCACGGCCGCTTCGGGTAACGGCGGTCCGCGCGCCGCAGCCCGCGCACGGCCGCCGAGCAACCGCCGCCCCTGGCTACATCACATCGTCGACGAGTGCTGGCCCGAGGCGCGCTCGGCCCGCGACTGGCAATCGACGCAGCGAAGCGCCACCGGCTGCGCCTGCAGCCGCGCGAAGGGAATCTCCACGCCGCAATCCACGCAGAAGCCGTAACCGCCTTCGTCGATGCGCCGCATCGCGCCGCGAAGGGCCCGCCACTCCTCGATGTCGCGCAGGGCCTCGGAAAGATCGATCTCGCTGCTCGAGATCGCCTGCGACAGGTCGCCTGTGTCGCCCACCCGGTCGAGCACCGTCAGGTCGTCGGCGCTGTCGCCGAGCTTGCGGGCGATCTCCTCTTCGAGCACGGCGAGGCGCTCGCGCATTCCGGCGAGCAGGCCGGCGATCTGTTGGTCCGACAAAGCCATTCGCATCTCCTGTAGCGTCGATGCGAATTGTCGGTCACGACAGCCTCGCGGGCGTTGACCCCCGTCAACCGGCGCCCGGCGCGATCAGGTCGATCGCGTCGGTGATCACGCAATCGAGCCCGGCGCCGCGCAGTTCGGCCGCCCGCGCCGGCTCGTTGACCGTGTACGCGAGCACGCGCAGGCCCGCCGCCCGCGCCCGCGCGATCGTGGCGGCATCGAGCGCGCGGTGGTTGGCATCGAGCGCCACGCAACCGAGCGCGCGGCAGCGATCGAGCCAGTCTTCCGGCAACTGCGCAAGCAGCAAGGCGCGCGGCAGCTCCGGGGCCACCCGGCGCGCCGCATCGAGGGCCGCTTCGGAGAACGACGAGATCAGCGGCGGCACCTCGGCCTCGCGCCACAGCAATCGCGCCTCGATCGCGATCGCCGCGCCGGTCTCGGCCTCGCGGCCCGGGCAGGGCTTGATCTCGATGTTGGCGAGGCAATCGTTGGCGCGCAGCCAGCGCGCGACGCGCGCGAGCGTGGGCACCGGCTCGCCGGCGAAACGCGCAGAGTGCCAGCTGCCCGCGTCGAGCCTGGCGATCTCGCCCCAGCTCATGCCGGCCACGCGCCCGCTGCCGTCGGTGGTCCGTTCCACCACCGGGTCGTGCATCAGCATCGCCACGCCGTCGCCGGAGAGCTTCGCGTCGAACTCGAACATCCGGTACCCGTAGTCGAAGCCGGCGCGCATCGCCGCCAGCGTGTTCTCCGGCGCGAGCAGGCCGGCGCCGCGGTGGGCGACGAAGGCGGGATACGGCCAGCCGTCGAAGTCGACGCTCGGCATCTTGGAAGCCAGGATCACGACATGCCCCTTCGGTTCGGGCTCACTTGTCCGGGTCGACGAGGCCCTTGACGAACCACTTCTGCATCAGCACGACCACCGCCACCGGCGGCAGCATCGCGAGCATCGCGGTGGCCATCACCAGCTGCCACTCGGTCGCCGCGTCGCCGCCGGAGATCATCCGCTTGATGCCGATCACCACCGGGTACATGGACTCCTGGGTGGTGACCAGCAGCGGCCAAAGGTACTGGTTCCAGCCGTAGACGAACAGGATCACGAACAGCGCCGCGATGTTGGTGCGCGAAAGCGGCACCAGGATGTGGAAGAAGAAGCGCATCGGACCCGCCCCGTCGATCTTGGCGGCCTCGGCCATCTCGTCGGGCACCGTCATGAAGAACTGCCTGAACAGGAACGTCGCGGTGGCCGACGCGATCAGCGGCAAGGTCAGGCCGGTGTAGGTGTCGATCAGGCCGAGCGTGGACATCACCTCGTAGGTCGGCATGATCCGCACCTCGACCGGCAGCATCAGCGTCACGAACACCATCCAGAACGCGAGCTTCTTGAGCGGAAAGCGGAAGTAGATCAGCGCGAAGGCAGACAGCAGCGAGATCACGATCTTGCCGACCGCGATGACCATCGCCATCAGCAGGCTGTTGCCCAGCATCCGCGCCACCGGCGCCCCCGAGTTGCCGGCGCCGGAGGCAAGGACCTCGGCGTAGTTCGCCAGGAAGCGATCGCCTGGAACCAGCGACATCGGCGCGGCCAGCACCTGCTCGAGCGTCTGCGTGGAGGCGACGAAGGTGACCCAGACCGGCAGCGCGATGATCGCCACGCCGGCGCAAAGCACCAGGTAGGTGACCACCTTCATCACGGGATCGCGATCGAGCATGGCCGTCGTCCGGGGTCAGTACTGCACGCGCCGCTCGATGAAGCGGAACTGCACGAAGGTGAGCACCAGCACGATCGCCATCAGCACGACCGACTGCGCGGCCGAGCTGCCGATGTCGAGCGCCTTGAAGCCGTCGTAGAAGACCTTGTAGACGAGGATCTCGGTGGCCTTGGCGGGCCCGCCCTCGGTGGCCGCGTCGATGATCGCGAAGGTGTCGAAGAAGGCGTAGACGACGTTGATCACGAGCAGGAAGAAGGTCGTCGGCGACAGCAACGGGAAGATCACCGAGCGGAAGGTGCGCCAGGCGCCCGCGCCGTCGAGCGCGGCCGCCTCGATCAGCGACTTGGGGATCGACTGCAGGCCGGCCAGGAAGAAGATGAAGTTGTAGCTGATCTGCTTCCAGACCGCGGCGATGATGACCAGGATCATCGCCTGGTCGCCGTCGAGCACGTGGTTCCAGTCGATGCCGAAGCCGCGCAGCCAGTGAGCGACGATGCCCAGTGTCGGGTTGAACAGGAACATCCACAGCACCCCGACGATGGCCGGCGCGACCGCGTAGGGGATGATCAGCATCGTGCGGAAGGCGAGCGCCCCGCGGATCGCGCGATCGGCGAAGTAGGCGAGCGCGAGGCTCGTGACCAGGCCGATCGCGGCGACCGCGACCGAGAAGATCGCGGTGATCCGGAACGAGTTCAGGTAGAGCTCGTCGGCAAACAGCACCTCGAAGTTCTCGAGGCCGACGAACTCCATCCTGCCGCCGAAGGCGTCCTGGATGAACACCGACTGGACCAGCGCCTGGATCGCCGGCCAGTAGAAGAACACAAGGATGATCGCGATCTGCGGCGCGATCAGCGCGACCGGCAGCCACCGGCCGCGGAAGACGACTCGCTTTTCCAGGATCGGCCTCGCGCGGTGGTGTCGGTCCGGGGCCCGGCCGTCACTCCCGGGCGGTGCGCTCGAAGCGGGCCAGCAGGTCGTTGCCGCGCGAGGTGATCTTCTCGAGCGCCTGCTTCGCGGTCTGCTTGCCGGCCAGCATCGACTCCATCTCCTCGTGGATCACGTCGCGGATCTGCACGAAGTTGCCGAGCCGCACGCCGCGCGACTTGTCGGTGGTCTTGACGATCATCTGCTGGACCGACACGTCGGTGCCCGGGTTCTTGTCGTAGAAGCCGCTCTTCTTCGTGAGCTCGTAGGCGGCGATGGTCAGCGGCAGGTAGCCGGTGGCCTGGTGCCATTCGGCCTGGACCTCGGGCGAGGACAGGAAGTCGAAGAACTTCGCGACGCCCTTGTACTCGGCGGGCTTCTTGCCGGACATCACCCACAGGCTGGCGCCGCCGATCACCGTGTTCTGCGGCGCGCCCGGCACGTCGGAGTAGTACGGCAGCTTCGCGATGCCGAAGTCGAACTTGGCGTTGCGCTTGACGTTCGCGTAGGCGGCCGAGCTGCCGGTGAACATCGCGCATTCGCCGCTGTAGAACTTCGCGTCGCCCTGGTTGGTGCGGCCCGGATACAGGAACCAGCCGTCCTTCGCCCACTGCGCCAGGTTGTTCAGGTGCCGCTCGTGAACCGGCGTGTTCACGACCAGGCGCGCCTTGGTGCCGCCGAAGCCGTTGTTCTCGGTGGCGAAGGCCACGTTGTGCCAGGCCGAGAAGCTCTCCATGTGGACCCAGCTCGCCCAGCTGGACGTGTAGCCGCAGCTCGCGGCGTTCGAGGCCTTGATCTTGGCGGCCGCGGCGGCGACCTCGGGCCAGGTCTCGGGCACCTTGGCGATGCCCGCCTTCGCGAAGGCGTCCTTGTTGTAGTAGAAGACCGTGGTCGAGCTGTTGAACGGGAACGAGAGCATCTCGCCCTTGTTCGTCGTGTAGAAGCCCGCCACCGCCGGCACGTAGGCCGTGCGGTCGAACTTGTAGCCGGCGTCCTTCATCAGCTTCTCGACCGGCACGATCGCGCCCTTGGCGGCCATCATCGTGGCGGTGCCGACCTCGAAGACCTGGATGATGTGCGGGGCGTTCCCGGCGCGGAAGGCGGCGATGCCGGCGGTCATCGACTCGGGATACGAGCCCTTGTAGACCGCGGTGACCTTGTACTCGGACTGGCTCTTGTTGAAGCGGTCGGCGAGGCTGTTCAGACGGTCGCCCAGCGCGCCGGTCATCGAGTGCCACCACTGGATCTCGGTCTGCGCCGACGCCGGCATCGAGGCGGTCAGGCCCGCCGACACCAGCGCGACGGCCAGGCCGCTGCGCGCCCAGCCCCCGAGGGCGGCGAAACGCTCGTTCTTCATGCTTGTTCTCTCCTCTGGAATTGCCGGCAGCGGCCGGGCCACCGGACCGCCCCGAACTGAGGCGGCGCCGGAGATTGTTTGCCGGAAATGTTACATGAGGGTTGCCGGAAATGGCGTCACCCGATCGGGGAAACCCCTGGACGCATGCCCCGGCCGGCAAACGAACCCGGTATCCTCGCGCCGATGAACAGCTCCCCTCGCCTGCCCGGCGCGGCACCGTCCGCGAGCCGCACGACGGTTTCGCGCGATGCCGGGGCGCTGCCGCCGCAGGCGGTGATGCTGCAGGTGCTGCTGTGCGCGATCTGGGGGCTGGGCCAGGTCGCGATGAAGGTCGGCAACGAGGGCATCTCGCCGGTCTGGCAGGCGGCGCTGCGCTCGGCCGGCGCCGCCCTGCTGCTGCTCGGCTGGATCGGCTGGCGCCGCATCCCCGTGTGGCGCAGCGACGGCACGCTGGCGCCGGGCATCCTGGCCGGCACGCTGTTCGGGCTGGAGTTCGCGCTGCTCTACTCCGGCCTGCTCTGGACCAACGCCTCGCGCGCGGCGGTGCTGCTCTACACGTCGCCGTTCTTCGTGGCGCTCGGCGCGCACTGGTTCGTTCCGGGCGACCGGCTGAACCGGCGCAAGCTGGTCGGGCTCGCCGCCGCCTTCGCCGGGGTCGTGATCGCATTCGGCGAGCGCGCCGGCGCGCCGCAGCCGAACGCGCTGCTCGGCGACCTGATGTGCCTGGGCGCCGCTGTGCTCTGGGCCGCCACCACGATCGTGCTGAAGACGACGCCGCTGCGCAGCGCGCCGCCCGAGAAGAACCTGCTGTACCAGCTCGGCGTGTCGGCGCTGGTGATGGCCGCGCTGTCGGCGCTGCTCGGCGAGCCGGGGGTGTTCGCGCCGTCTGCGCTGATCTGGGGCCTGCTTGTCTTCCAGACCGTGGTCGTGGCGCTGGCCAGCTACCTCGCCTGGTTCTGGATGGTGTCGCGCTACCGGGCCACGACGCTGCACGCCTTCACCTTCCTGACGCCGCTGTTCGGCGTGTTCTTCGGCGCCGCGCTGCTCGGCGAGCCGGTCGGCGCCACCCTCGTTGCGGCGCTCGCGCTGATCGCCGGCGGAATCGTGCTGGTGAACCGGGCCTGAACCGGGCCTGAGGCGGGCCCGAGGATATACTGTATTTTCATACAGTCTTCATGGGCGGCCGTCGATCCGATTCGTCGATGCCGCCGCCGGTCCTCGCGCCCGATCGCCGATGCTTCCGCCCTACGCCGAGCTTCACTGCGTCAGCAACTTCTCCTTCCTGCGC
This genomic window from Zeimonas sediminis contains:
- a CDS encoding Y-family DNA polymerase: MRWHALRFEPQAVAGPGELARLATWAIRFTPVVSVEAHAGLLLETGPSLRYFGGADALERLIRQELLAQGLRASLAMAPTPGAASLLARWRDGARCLAPSGLPARLGPLPVALLESAAPCLDALESAGLRRIASLLALPRHGLARRFGQPLLDELDRALGLRPDPRPRHVPPPAFDERLELPARVDATPALEWAAFRLVEHLCRWLQASQKATRAFELAIEHDGERPDTVLAPGLAEPAWHVDRLRPVLRERLAVLRLPAPASALRLRCRELDPAAPASGSLFPDPAGVAEALAPLVERLQARLGHEGVRRLQQVDDHRPEAAWRACEADLALLKRRPSRASPATPRLAALPRPLWLLDSPLALGERNGLPFREGPLSLLAGPERIESGWWDDRSVQRDYFVAEDSLHRLLWIYRERLGDDAAGGWFLHGRFG
- the ugpQ gene encoding glycerophosphodiester phosphodiesterase, yielding MPSVDFDGWPYPAFVAHRGAGLLAPENTLAAMRAGFDYGYRMFEFDAKLSGDGVAMLMHDPVVERTTDGSGRVAGMSWGEIARLDAGSWHSARFAGEPVPTLARVARWLRANDCLANIEIKPCPGREAETGAAIAIEARLLWREAEVPPLISSFSEAALDAARRVAPELPRALLLAQLPEDWLDRCRALGCVALDANHRALDAATIARARAAGLRVLAYTVNEPARAAELRGAGLDCVITDAIDLIAPGAG
- a CDS encoding TraR/DksA family transcriptional regulator, translated to MALSDQQIAGLLAGMRERLAVLEEEIARKLGDSADDLTVLDRVGDTGDLSQAISSSEIDLSEALRDIEEWRALRGAMRRIDEGGYGFCVDCGVEIPFARLQAQPVALRCVDCQSRAERASGQHSSTM
- a CDS encoding DMT family transporter; this translates as MNSSPRLPGAAPSASRTTVSRDAGALPPQAVMLQVLLCAIWGLGQVAMKVGNEGISPVWQAALRSAGAALLLLGWIGWRRIPVWRSDGTLAPGILAGTLFGLEFALLYSGLLWTNASRAAVLLYTSPFFVALGAHWFVPGDRLNRRKLVGLAAAFAGVVIAFGERAGAPQPNALLGDLMCLGAAVLWAATTIVLKTTPLRSAPPEKNLLYQLGVSALVMAALSALLGEPGVFAPSALIWGLLVFQTVVVALASYLAWFWMVSRYRATTLHAFTFLTPLFGVFFGAALLGEPVGATLVAALALIAGGIVLVNRA
- the ugpA gene encoding sn-glycerol-3-phosphate ABC transporter permease UgpA is translated as MEKRVVFRGRWLPVALIAPQIAIILVFFYWPAIQALVQSVFIQDAFGGRMEFVGLENFEVLFADELYLNSFRITAIFSVAVAAIGLVTSLALAYFADRAIRGALAFRTMLIIPYAVAPAIVGVLWMFLFNPTLGIVAHWLRGFGIDWNHVLDGDQAMILVIIAAVWKQISYNFIFFLAGLQSIPKSLIEAAALDGAGAWRTFRSVIFPLLSPTTFFLLVINVVYAFFDTFAIIDAATEGGPAKATEILVYKVFYDGFKALDIGSSAAQSVVLMAIVLVLTFVQFRFIERRVQY
- the ugpB gene encoding sn-glycerol-3-phosphate ABC transporter substrate-binding protein UgpB; translated protein: MKNERFAALGGWARSGLAVALVSAGLTASMPASAQTEIQWWHSMTGALGDRLNSLADRFNKSQSEYKVTAVYKGSYPESMTAGIAAFRAGNAPHIIQVFEVGTATMMAAKGAIVPVEKLMKDAGYKFDRTAYVPAVAGFYTTNKGEMLSFPFNSSTTVFYYNKDAFAKAGIAKVPETWPEVAAAAAKIKASNAASCGYTSSWASWVHMESFSAWHNVAFATENNGFGGTKARLVVNTPVHERHLNNLAQWAKDGWFLYPGRTNQGDAKFYSGECAMFTGSSAAYANVKRNAKFDFGIAKLPYYSDVPGAPQNTVIGGASLWVMSGKKPAEYKGVAKFFDFLSSPEVQAEWHQATGYLPLTIAAYELTKKSGFYDKNPGTDVSVQQMIVKTTDKSRGVRLGNFVQIRDVIHEEMESMLAGKQTAKQALEKITSRGNDLLARFERTARE
- the ugpE gene encoding sn-glycerol-3-phosphate ABC transporter permease UgpE, yielding MLDRDPVMKVVTYLVLCAGVAIIALPVWVTFVASTQTLEQVLAAPMSLVPGDRFLANYAEVLASGAGNSGAPVARMLGNSLLMAMVIAVGKIVISLLSAFALIYFRFPLKKLAFWMVFVTLMLPVEVRIMPTYEVMSTLGLIDTYTGLTLPLIASATATFLFRQFFMTVPDEMAEAAKIDGAGPMRFFFHILVPLSRTNIAALFVILFVYGWNQYLWPLLVTTQESMYPVVIGIKRMISGGDAATEWQLVMATAMLAMLPPVAVVVLMQKWFVKGLVDPDK